The Dyadobacter sandarakinus DNA window ATCGGCATCAAAGGTTACACGCAAACCATTACGTCCGCCACCAAGCCTGAAATACAAGGCAGCAGCAAGCTCCCTAACCTAAAAATAGTGGCGCAGGTACCGGATGAATTTAAGGTAGGGCTGATCAGCCTTATTTCCTACAAAGATGCCGCCAGGCTTGCTACGACAAAGTTTGCAGGGGAAAGATTTTCCTTTCTGGGCGGGCAGTATGTGGAAGTCACCTCTATTGACATGTACGGTCAGAATGAAAAGCTGGTCATCAAGGCCGGTCTGAAGGGAAGTATCAACGGATTTGTATTTCTCAAAGGTATCCCTACGTATGATCCTGCATCCCAGCAGCTTTCTTTTAAAGAACTAGACTACGATCTGGAGACCCGCAATGCAATGGTAAAAACAGCCAGCTGGCTGTTGCAGGGGCAGTTTACCAGGATGATGGAAAAGAAGATGATTTTTCCCGTAGGTACACAGATTACAGATGCAAAGAGTACCATACAGAAAGCATTGGCAAATTACAAGGTAGCCGAGGGCATCAGCCTCAAAGGAGCGCTCAACACCATTGAACCCGATAAGGTTTACCTCACGCCGGAGCATTTGTATTCCGTTGTATTTGCGTCAGGAAAGGTGAACTTGAGGGTAGACGGATTGAAAGCTTTGTAAAGGAATTTTTGTACAATTAGGGGGGAGATTGCTATATTTTTTTACTTTTTATGGTATATTAACTGCCGAACGAACGAAAGTATTTCTTAGCTTTGTGCGCAACGGAAGGGAATAAGCCGTCCTGCCGCCGCGGTTTTTTAGACCGGGGAGGAAAGTCCGGACAGCGCAGAGTACCGTACTTCCTAACGGGAAGGCAGCACGCCGGAAACGGTTTGCTGACAGCAAGTGCCACAGAAAATTATACCGCCTTGGCATAAAATTTTATGCTGAGGTAAGGGTGAAAAGGTGGGGTAAGAGCCCACCGCTCTCCGGGTGACCGCAGAGGCACGGTAAACCTTACGGGCTGAAAGATCAAATAGGTGCTGGTTTGTGGGGTTACTCGTCCCCGTCTTCAAGACGCCGGCACGGGTAGATCGTTAGAGGTTCCGGGTGACCGGAATCCTGGATAAATGGCAGGAACTTTTGTCGACTTAGTTCAATGAAAGGTACAGAATCCGGCTTACAGGCTTGTTCTTTTCTGATTTTGAGTTAATTAACAGTGAATATTTGAATCACATAACTGGTGTTTCCCATGAAGAGAAAGAATCTTTACGTTGCTTTACTTTGTTTGTCCCTGCTGAGTTCAAGTACGTTTGCCCAAAACAGATCGTACGAAGGACCCAATAAAATGAATACCTGGTCCATCACAGGTTATGGGGGTATAACAAAATTCTTCGGAGATTTATCGCAATACAACGGCTTCAAACGCGGAGACAATGAAGTGCTTACCGGCGGATGGGGTCTTTCGGTCAACAAGCAGCTTTCACCGATTTTTGGAATTCAGCTTGTTGGTTACAATGGTCGTCTGCAGGGTTCCAAGGATGGTCATGTGAGCTCTTTGTCAGGAAACGTTTATAATGCAACTTTCAACAGCCCTTCTTTTGTACAGGTTACACTGGACGGAACTGCCAATCTTTCACGTCTGCTTTTCGGATACAAAAAGATGCGCAGATGGAAAGTGGATGCACACTTGGGTGGCGGTATCATTTATTACCACACTGACGTAGACTATACAAACGTTACCCGTGGCCTTACCGGCAGCTTCTCCACCAACTCGGATGCAAGCTCTAAAACAGCAGGTGAGTGGGAACGTAATGGTTCAACGTACACCCGTGAATGGGTTGTTCCAACCGGACTGACAGTTCACTACGAACTTTCTTCACGTTTTGATCTTGGTATTGATTACACGCACAACTTTGTGAATACCGAGAAAATGGATGCAACTGTGGGCGGATTGAGCGATTATACTACCCAGCAAGGCATCTGGACGTTTGCAAAGGGTGAATCTAAAAATGATGCTTACGGAATGCTGAACCTGGCACTGACTTACAAGCTGGGTAAAAATGCAGTACGTGCCAAAGGTGGAAAATATGACGCTGCTGCCGGCCGCTACCACCTGCGCTGGACTAATCCTCAGTCACTAATTCCGGTTCCTTACAATCCTACAATGAACGATGCGGATTCTATCGCGAAGGCTAATATGCCCAAGCCGGTTGATCCACGCCTTTATACTGACTCTGATGGTGACAGCGTAGCCGATTTGTTTGACAAAGAGCCTAACACTCCTGCTGGAAGTGTAGTATCAGGTGGTGGTGTAGCTATGGATCTGGATAAGATCATCCGCGACGCAATCAAAAACAATCTGCCTAAAGACGAGTGCGAAGCATTGTTCAGCAACATCGAATTCGATACGGATAAAGCGATCATCCGCAATCCTTCAAAAGAGACATTGAGCAAGGTTGTGGAACTTCTGAACATGCGTACCAACTGCCGCATTGTACTGGTAGGACACACGGATGCACGTGCTTCTGACAACTACAACGTAGGGCTATCACGCCGCAGGGTTGACGCTGCCAAGAGATTCATTATCCGTGCAGGCTTGCAGGATCCTAGCCGTATTCTTACAGAATATTACGGTGAATATCGCCCGATCGCTGAGAATACAACAGTGGAAGGTTTGCAGTCTAACCGTCGTGTAGAGATCAAAATCCTGCCGATGAACACGATCCGCTCTACTTATCCTGCTGGTTTCCGCAGATAGCCGGACAAAAACATACTTCGAAAAGGGAGGCTTAAAGCCTCCCTTTTTTTATGGGTGTACATCTTTATAGAAAGAAAATCAGTACATTTGCACCCTGTTTAATTAAGGGACGAGTTCCCGCAAATAACCAAAATAAGAAATGGCAGTTAAAATCAGGTTAGCGCGTCGTGGACGCAAAAAGAAAGCGATTTACGATATCGTTGTCGCAGATGCCAGAGCACCACGTGATGGTCGCTTTATTGAGAAACTGGGTATTTACAACCCGAATTCAAATCCTGCTTCCATCGTACTGGAATCAAGCAAAGCTGTGGATTGGCTTCTAAAAGGAGCTCAGCCTACGGATACAGCGAAGTCGATTCTTCAGCATGAAGGAGTAATGCTCCGCAAGCACCTTCAGGTGGGAGTAAACAAAGGAGCTATTACGCAGGAAGTTGCTGACGCTCGCTTTGAAGAGTGGAAAGGCTCTAAAACTGACCGTAAAACTACTGCAGCGGATACATTGGCTCAGAAGAAAGATGCTGAAAAACAAGCCAAACTGGACGCTGAACGTAAAGTTAGCCAGTCGCGTGCAGAAGCAATCGCCAAGAAAAATACGCCTCCTGCTGAGGAAGTTGCTGAGCCGGAAACGGAAGTTAGCGCCGAAGGTGCCGACGAAACAACAACAGCTGCAACCGAAGAATCGGCAGAATAAGCAATACTTCGAAATACAGTTTTTATGGGTCTGTCGGTGCTTCCGTACAGACTCATATTTTTTATAAACAAGTCTAAGACATTCATACTGGTGAAACAGGATAATTGTTATTTGCTCGGCTACATTCTCCGTACACACGGTGTCAGCGGTAATGTGGTCATTTACCTTGACGTGGACTATCCGGAGGAATACGAAGGCCTCGAATCCGTGTATGTGGAGGTAAAAGGGGAGTTGGTGCCTTATTTTATTGACGACCTTAATATTCAGAAACAGAGCAATGCTATCGTAGCATTTGAAGATGTTGATACCATTGAAAAAGCGCAGGCATTGGTAGGTAACTCACTTTACCTGCCGCTGGATGAGCTTGCAGAACTCGAAGGTGACCAATTTTATTATCATGAGATTAAAGGGTACCAGGTTGTGGACGAAACCCGGGGAGAACTTGGGATTGTACGCGAGGTATATTCCCTGAATGGCCAAGATCTTATCGCTATGGATTACCAGGGTTCGGAAGTGCTTATACCGACTGCTGACGATATCGTGCTCAGGGCTGACAAGCAGCAACAGAAGCTGATCGTTAATCTTCCCGAAGGTCTGCTGGAAGTATATCTGGACAATGAATCTGACAACACTCCCGACGATGCGGATTGATATTCTATCATGCGTCCCGAGCTTACTCGATAGCTTTTTTGCGCATTCAATCCTGAAACGCGCTCAGCAGGCGGGCTTTGCCGAAGTGGTGGTTCATGACATAAGGGATTATTCCACTAACAAGCACCGTACGATTGACGATTACGCATTTGGCGGGGGAGCAGGTATGGTGCTGCAGATAGAGCCGATTGCAGGATGTATCAGAAAGTTGCAGCAGGAGAGGAGTTATGACGAGATCATTTATCTTACTCCCGACGGTGAGCTGATGCAGCAGGGCATGGTTAACAGGCTTTCCCTGAAAGGTAACCTGATGATGATCTGCGGGCATTACAAAGGTGTGGACCAGCGTGTGCGTGATCTTTTTGTAACCATGGAAATAAGCATTGGGGACTATGTACTCTCCGGAGGTGAACTTGCCGCTGCAGTACTTTCCGATGCAATAATCCGCCTGCTGCCGGGTGTACTAAATGATGAAACGTCGGCATTAACGGATTCTTTTCAGGACGACCTGCTGGCACCGCCTGTTTACACCAGACCGGCAGATTTTGAAGGTCACAAGGTTCCGGAAATTTTAATGTCCGGGCATGAAGCTAAAATTGAATCCTGGCGGCATGAGCAATCTGTAAAAAGAACCCGTGAACGCCGCCCGGATTTACTGCAGTAGCAGTCTCAGAAATCGAGACTGCAGTTGATCCATTCGTTATCGAAATTGGTGCCGTACTTGCGGTAGAAGCCTACTGCAGAAGTGTTCCAGTCGAGCACCTGCCAAAGCATGCCGGTACAGCCGGTTTGCTTGGCAGCGGCAACTGTTGCATCAAAAAGGATTTTGCCGATCCCGTTTCCCCGCATGGATTCCGTTACGATAATATCTTCCATATACAGGCGTTTCCCTTTCCAGGTTGAGTACCGGAAATAGTAGAGGCACAGTCCGACAATTTTGGAATCGTGTTCCGCCACAAAAAAATCGTAAAGTTTATCTTTGTAATCCCGCGCCATTTTCTCGGGCGTATTTGATACCTGATTGAGCGCACGCTCATAAATGGCAAGCTCCTTTACAAGCTCAAAAATAGCGGGTATATCTTCAAGGGTTCCCTGGCGGGTTATTACAGTCATAGTTTTGTATTTATCATTAAAACACCCCCGAAAGGGAAATATACTAGCCCATTCAGGGGTTTACAAAGGTTTCCCACTTGCTGAGGATCTCCTGAAAGCCTACCGGCAGCTCGGAGTCAAACTGAATCCATTTCCGGGTTGCAGGATGTATAAAGCCGAGTGAGCGTGCATGCAGTGCCTGTCCGGGCAGCAGCTTAAAGCAACTTTCTACCATGGCCTTGTAACTTCCTACCGAATTCCCCCGGAGTACCTTGTCGCCCCCATAAACAGGATCATTGAAAATCGGATGTCCCAGGTGCTTCATATGTATCCTGATCTGGTGTGTACGGCCGGTTTCAAGGTTGCATTTTACCAAAGAAACATACCTGAGCTGGCGCAGAACCTCATAGTGGGTTACCGCATGCTTACCATGGGTACCGTCAAGGTATACGTCCATGACCTTGCGATCACGCACACTCCGGCCTACGTGACCGGTAATGGTTCCTTTGGGTTCCTTGGGCTCTCCCCAGATAATGGCATTGTAAGTGCGCTCAATACTGTGATCGGCAAACTGGCCTGCCAGGAACGACATGGCAAATTCGGTTTTTGCAATCACGAGGAGTCCGGATGTATCCTTATCAATCCGGTGTACAAGGCCGGGCCGGCCTTCACCATTCCGTCCGGTAGGTAAATGCTGAAAGTGGTACACCAATGCATTGATCAGCGTGCCGGTCCAGTTACCATAAGCGGGGTGTACCACCATTCCGGCTGGCTTATTAACCACCAGCAACACGTCATCCTCATAAATAATGTCCAAAGGAATGTCCTCCGGAATAATTTCAGTGTCCCTAGGCGGCTCGGGCAGTGAAAGCGTAATTACATCGAGGGGCTTTACCTTGTAGCTGGCTTTGGTAGCCTGCCCATTCACCTTCACAGCTTCTGCGTCAATTCCGTTTTGTATTTTTGTCCGCGATGCATTGGCTACATGCAGGTTCAGGAACTTGTCGAGCCGGATCAATCCCTGGCCTTTATCGGCAACAATGCGGTAATGCTCGTACAGATCGTCTTCTTCCGGAAGTATTTCAGCAGTATCCTGCGACATTTTTTTCTTGTTGGTAGTAAAACAAAAATATCAAATAAAGTGGACTTAACAGGTTCCTCCCTGCCGACGCCCCTGCAGGAGCTCTCAAATGAACTAACCCGGAATGCAGGTATACGCCTGTACATCAAGCGCGACGACCTCATTCATCCGTATGTTTCCGGCAATAAGTGGCGTAAACTTAAGTACAGCCTTCTCGCAGCACGGGAGTCAGGTGCCACCACACTGCTGACATTCGGTGGTGCTTTTTCAAATCATTTGTATGCAGTAGCTGCCGCCGGAGCTGCACTGGAGTTTGAAACGATCGGAATGGTACGGGGAGAAGACTATGCATTGAACGAAACGCACACACTGCAGTTTTGCCGGGAGCGGGGGATGAAACTCCATTTTATTTCGCGTGAGAAATACAGGCTGCGTACCAGCGCCAACTTCCTTTCTGAGCTTGAAACACAGTTTGACAAGCCCTTTATCATTCCCGAGGGCGGTACGTCAGATCTGGCGTTGAAGGGGGTAGGGGAAATGGTAGAAGAGGTGAAAAATCAGCTGGGTTTCCAGCCCGACTACTTCGCCGTGGCGGCCGGTACCGGTGGTACAGCAGCCGGGATCATGGCAGCGCATGCAGATGTGCTTGCTTTTTCTGCGTTAAAGGGTGGCGGTTTTTTACAAAAAGATATTACAAAGCTGCTCACCGATGTGCCTGATTATGGCAGGCTAACCTTTTATACAGATTACCATTTTGGCGGCTATGCCCGGTGGAATGAACACCTGCTTGCATTTATGGACAAGTTCAAAGAAGAAAATCAGATCCAGCTTGAACAGGTGTACACTGCAAAAATGTTCTACGGGCTTTTTGATCTTATTGAAAAAGGAAATCTCACCAATGCTACCATTGTAGCGGTACATACCGGAGGTTTGCAGGGCTTGCTCAGGAGATAACTTCCGCTTCTTCTTCGTTATTGGCGTTTTTCAGGTTTACAAACTCCCTGATCAGCTCACGGTCACCGGCGATCCACAGCACGTCGCCATTTTCAATGATCATGGAAGAGTCGGGATTCAGGATACGCTCGCCATTTCTTTCCAGTCCGACGATCATTCCCTGGGTTTTCTCACGGATCTGGCTGTTGCGGATAGACTTGCCGCGTATGTTATAAATGCTTTTAACCTCAATTCTTTCCAGTACCACGCTTTCTTCCGGAGCCATATAGGCGTCTCCATTGGTACTTACTTCAATATGTTTCCGGAACTCATCCAGCTGATCGTCGGTCCCGATTACCTCAATCCTGTCACATGGATACAGTACCTCGGTGGGCCTGGGCAGCTGGATCGTCTTGCTTCCTCTTTCAATCAAGACCACATTAATGCCGAATTTTTCGCGTATGGCCAGATCCTGCAGGCTTTTGCCAATCAGGGACGAATCTGCACTTACTTCCAGAAATGCAAAGTGAGCGTCCCAGGGAAGCAATATCCTCCTTGACTTGCCGCTGCCTTCCAGCTGGCGTGCATTCAGGTTCTGCAGAAAACGATCTTCAATGCGACTGTAAAATTGCTGCAGACGGCGGTAGAAAACACTAAAACATAGCAGCATGATCGCGGCTGCAATGGTCAGGGTAGTAGGAGTAGAGAAGAAAGATCTCAGTAAAAAGCCCATCAGGATCACTGCAATGACTACGCGCGAGAGTTCCAGCAGCAGGAGCGGCCCGCGGCTGTATTTTCTGTGCAGCCAGATAGACGAGTAGGCTTTCCTGTTCGATCTTTTGAAAACCAATGCCCACAAAAACGGTGCGATCAGCAGGAAGGTGATAACAGCCAGCACCGAATTCGTCAGGAAGGTTTCGGGGACATGCGTGTGCAGCAAGTCGGCAAGCTGGCGGGATGCAGCCAGCGTGACAGCTACAATAACAACTGTGTTGAGTATAACCGTTTGTGCATAGGATTTCAGGATCAGGTTCCAGTGGGTGGTTTGTGAAATGCCTCCGGTACTTGTACTGTACCTGTTAAGATAAAGCCGCCATTTTTCAGGCAGTACCCCGTCGAGCCAGTCGTACAGCGGCTCTGAGGCTTTCATCATGTAGGGGGTGGTAAATGTGGTGATCACGGATACGCCGACTGCAATGGGGTAGAGGAAATCACCGGTAACTTTTAAGGCCACTCCAAGGTTGGCAATAATGAATGAGAATTCACCGATTTGCGAAAGGCTCATACCCGATTGCAGCGACTGCTTCAAAGGCTGGCCCGAGATGACTGCGCCCAGGGTCACGAAAATCGTTTTACCAAAAATAACAACGAACACCAGGATGGCAGTAGGCACGGCGTACTGCACAAGCAGCCCCGGATTAATAAGCATTCCTACTGAAATAAAGAATATAGCCCCGAAAAGGTCTTTGACGGGTTTGAGCAGGTGTTCTATCTTTTCGGCGTGGGTGGTCTCCGCCAGGATCGAGCCCATGATAAATGCACCCAGTGCAGCTGAAAACCCTGCTTTTGTCACAAGAAACACCATCCCGAAACACAAGGCTATGGAGGTGATCAGTACACTTTCGTCGTTCATCAGGTTACGGTAGCGGCGAAGCAGGGTTGGAAAGACGAATATGCCCCCGAGAAACCACAGCGTAAGAAAGAAGAACAACTTGGCAATGGACTGCAGGAGCTCAT harbors:
- the rimM gene encoding ribosome maturation factor RimM (Essential for efficient processing of 16S rRNA) produces the protein MKQDNCYLLGYILRTHGVSGNVVIYLDVDYPEEYEGLESVYVEVKGELVPYFIDDLNIQKQSNAIVAFEDVDTIEKAQALVGNSLYLPLDELAELEGDQFYYHEIKGYQVVDETRGELGIVREVYSLNGQDLIAMDYQGSEVLIPTADDIVLRADKQQQKLIVNLPEGLLEVYLDNESDNTPDDAD
- a CDS encoding 1-aminocyclopropane-1-carboxylate deaminase/D-cysteine desulfhydrase: MDLTGSSLPTPLQELSNELTRNAGIRLYIKRDDLIHPYVSGNKWRKLKYSLLAARESGATTLLTFGGAFSNHLYAVAAAGAALEFETIGMVRGEDYALNETHTLQFCRERGMKLHFISREKYRLRTSANFLSELETQFDKPFIIPEGGTSDLALKGVGEMVEEVKNQLGFQPDYFAVAAGTGGTAAGIMAAHADVLAFSALKGGGFLQKDITKLLTDVPDYGRLTFYTDYHFGGYARWNEHLLAFMDKFKEENQIQLEQVYTAKMFYGLFDLIEKGNLTNATIVAVHTGGLQGLLRR
- a CDS encoding GNAT family N-acetyltransferase, producing MTVITRQGTLEDIPAIFELVKELAIYERALNQVSNTPEKMARDYKDKLYDFFVAEHDSKIVGLCLYYFRYSTWKGKRLYMEDIIVTESMRGNGIGKILFDATVAAAKQTGCTGMLWQVLDWNTSAVGFYRKYGTNFDNEWINCSLDF
- a CDS encoding 30S ribosomal protein S16, producing the protein MAVKIRLARRGRKKKAIYDIVVADARAPRDGRFIEKLGIYNPNSNPASIVLESSKAVDWLLKGAQPTDTAKSILQHEGVMLRKHLQVGVNKGAITQEVADARFEEWKGSKTDRKTTAADTLAQKKDAEKQAKLDAERKVSQSRAEAIAKKNTPPAEEVAEPETEVSAEGADETTTAATEESAE
- a CDS encoding cation:proton antiporter domain-containing protein translates to MTHVPQLIVDLSLILTMAGIITLIFKKLKQPIVLGYILAGLLVGPNFHLFPTITDIKTIEIWAEIGVIFLLFNLGLEFSFKKLVKVGSTAAITGLFEVTLMLVTGFVTGQLLGWDKTNSLFLGGIIAISSTTIIFRAFDELGLKTQQFTRVVLGILVIEDLTAVLLMVLLSTLSISQQFAGYELLQSIAKLFFFLTLWFLGGIFVFPTLLRRYRNLMNDESVLITSIALCFGMVFLVTKAGFSAALGAFIMGSILAETTHAEKIEHLLKPVKDLFGAIFFISVGMLINPGLLVQYAVPTAILVFVVIFGKTIFVTLGAVISGQPLKQSLQSGMSLSQIGEFSFIIANLGVALKVTGDFLYPIAVGVSVITTFTTPYMMKASEPLYDWLDGVLPEKWRLYLNRYSTSTGGISQTTHWNLILKSYAQTVILNTVVIVAVTLAASRQLADLLHTHVPETFLTNSVLAVITFLLIAPFLWALVFKRSNRKAYSSIWLHRKYSRGPLLLLELSRVVIAVILMGFLLRSFFSTPTTLTIAAAIMLLCFSVFYRRLQQFYSRIEDRFLQNLNARQLEGSGKSRRILLPWDAHFAFLEVSADSSLIGKSLQDLAIREKFGINVVLIERGSKTIQLPRPTEVLYPCDRIEVIGTDDQLDEFRKHIEVSTNGDAYMAPEESVVLERIEVKSIYNIRGKSIRNSQIREKTQGMIVGLERNGERILNPDSSMIIENGDVLWIAGDRELIREFVNLKNANNEEEAEVIS
- a CDS encoding RluA family pseudouridine synthase is translated as MSQDTAEILPEEDDLYEHYRIVADKGQGLIRLDKFLNLHVANASRTKIQNGIDAEAVKVNGQATKASYKVKPLDVITLSLPEPPRDTEIIPEDIPLDIIYEDDVLLVVNKPAGMVVHPAYGNWTGTLINALVYHFQHLPTGRNGEGRPGLVHRIDKDTSGLLVIAKTEFAMSFLAGQFADHSIERTYNAIIWGEPKEPKGTITGHVGRSVRDRKVMDVYLDGTHGKHAVTHYEVLRQLRYVSLVKCNLETGRTHQIRIHMKHLGHPIFNDPVYGGDKVLRGNSVGSYKAMVESCFKLLPGQALHARSLGFIHPATRKWIQFDSELPVGFQEILSKWETFVNP
- the trmD gene encoding tRNA (guanosine(37)-N1)-methyltransferase TrmD, whose amino-acid sequence is MRIDILSCVPSLLDSFFAHSILKRAQQAGFAEVVVHDIRDYSTNKHRTIDDYAFGGGAGMVLQIEPIAGCIRKLQQERSYDEIIYLTPDGELMQQGMVNRLSLKGNLMMICGHYKGVDQRVRDLFVTMEISIGDYVLSGGELAAAVLSDAIIRLLPGVLNDETSALTDSFQDDLLAPPVYTRPADFEGHKVPEILMSGHEAKIESWRHEQSVKRTRERRPDLLQ
- a CDS encoding OmpA family protein, with translation MKRKNLYVALLCLSLLSSSTFAQNRSYEGPNKMNTWSITGYGGITKFFGDLSQYNGFKRGDNEVLTGGWGLSVNKQLSPIFGIQLVGYNGRLQGSKDGHVSSLSGNVYNATFNSPSFVQVTLDGTANLSRLLFGYKKMRRWKVDAHLGGGIIYYHTDVDYTNVTRGLTGSFSTNSDASSKTAGEWERNGSTYTREWVVPTGLTVHYELSSRFDLGIDYTHNFVNTEKMDATVGGLSDYTTQQGIWTFAKGESKNDAYGMLNLALTYKLGKNAVRAKGGKYDAAAGRYHLRWTNPQSLIPVPYNPTMNDADSIAKANMPKPVDPRLYTDSDGDSVADLFDKEPNTPAGSVVSGGGVAMDLDKIIRDAIKNNLPKDECEALFSNIEFDTDKAIIRNPSKETLSKVVELLNMRTNCRIVLVGHTDARASDNYNVGLSRRRVDAAKRFIIRAGLQDPSRILTEYYGEYRPIAENTTVEGLQSNRRVEIKILPMNTIRSTYPAGFRR